ATTCGACCTTTTATTGGTGCCTCATGAGAAGAGATAAAACAGTCGCTCATTGACTGCTGTTAACGAGCTAGTTCATTCACTAGGTGAAGTGTTTTTCTTGAACAAGGCATAGGCATCACTGTATATAGCCACCACGTTTGAAAACACAGCAAGGACAATCATGACGATGCATAAGATCTTGTCCTTCTTTGTTGCAATGTTGTGCCGATCCCTGAAACCACCAAATCCAACATTGAAATACTATTAGGGTGACGCATGTTGATAATTTAGCAACTAAAACATTTTGGACAGTATCAAAACAGTTAACTACGTTGAATCAATAAATGAAGGCCAATTCAGATTATAACAAAATTCACCTTCGCAAGACGTTAACTTAAACTGGAAAAATGAGATCATTTCACTCCCAAAGACTTGAACAAAGCTTAGATTGCGTTAGAACAATCCTTTTCCATGTCAACGTTAACATCAGACATAACAGCTCATCAATTATGCATGTGATTCTAATGCATACAAACAACAAGCCCAACACCTTCGATCCAAATTTGGCCAATTTGTGATTAACGTGCATGGTGAAGTCTCCCACTTTTTAGATTGCTCTATTGAAGATAACCGCTTTTATAGTACAATATTGCGTAACTATGAACATGGAGGAGTAGTCACACCATTTCTTCCTTTCCTTTTAAGGAGAAATTTAGAAAGCGTAGTCACTGAATTAAAAAGTCCCCTACATCTACTAACGAAATCTGTAGCAGTAGGGATGGATCAGAATAAGGGCTGAGTGCGAAACCTATAATATTTCATTCTTTCCATAGTATGGGAACGAAATATAAGCTATCCGTCACGTCAAAGAGAAGGGTCACTTGCTCCACTAGTGGCCTTTGTCTTCCTTTAAGTCCAGCGAAGGGGTAGTAGCTCATTTTCCTATCGCATTATGTCACCTATCGATAAATCATTCACCTTGCAAAACTTGAAAGGGATAAACTTTAACAACTAGAACCTCAAGCTCAATAATAGGTTTTCTTGGGATTAGATTCTCCacatttcaagctcaaaaaacaATCCCTAAAAACACACTTCTAGCTTATtctagcacaaaaaaaaaaaatgtacctGAGAGTAATGGCAGCAGGAAATATGAAGCCAATGCAAACTGCAGCAGTTGCCCCAGTGAATTGGAAAGCATCCCAAATGCTGGGAATGAAGTTCGCACCCAAAAAGATGAGACCAATTAGTCCACAGCTAATCAACGCAAACCTCAAGTTGTCAGATGCCAGAGGCCTTGCGTGTGGAAACAAGAGGCCATCCATGTTTAACCGTAACGGATAAAAAACAATGGGAAAGACAAGCATGAGGTGGGCCGCATAGCTAACACGCACAACATCATTAAGCAGAGAACCGTATGGAATGCCTAGGTCAGCATCAAAGTTGGCCAGCACATCGTCAAGAGTTGCGTCACCAAAGAGTAGGAACCCAAACAGGCTTGTCATTACGTACACACTTGAGCAGAGAGCAAGAGAGGATTGCACAACCGCTTTTATCTTTGTGTTGTCTTCAAGTTCATTGTCTATTGAGTGAACTGCAAAAAATTTCATGGTCCAAGAAAAGTTAGCCAGCCATTTACGCATATCCAACTAGAATGTCAAACTTAATCTTTGGGGTTTAGAATAAATTGCTGGAGTGGAGCTGTGCCTCAATCCAGTTGCAACATAAAGAGATAAAGTACATTGTTCAGTgaaaaaactaactaaatttTGCAAGATTTGAGTGAACTCCACAGAGTTCATTTGCCGTATTCCATTCAGACATTACCAAATAATCTCTGTACTTGCCGTCTTACCTAGTTACAGTTATAATTGCATAGCAACCTAGAGGTCAAACGGAAAACTTCAATTAACCAATCAAATGAGCCAGATATAAGGCTTCATGAGCGCGGAGGAACGGGCTTTCCAAAAAGCCAGCCTGGGCCGGGATCAGAATAGACTGAAGGGGACGGacctaatgttttttttttgacatgactGACCTAATGTTGTGTTGGCACTAGTTCGTTTTATTGCTTTCCCGCCTAGTTCCTTTAATTCCAGTACCATACATAAAATAAGTGTATCTTCAACTAGCCATCAGAACAAGTATATGCATATTTAGGAAGTGAGAGACAGCTAAAAGTAACTGAACTGATTAAGGTTGGTCAGCCAGAGCATACCCGAAGCGTCACCTCATAAAAATGAACTAAATTCAGGGAATTTTACATACTGGCTTTTCAACAGGTCAAGTTCAAAAAGTTTATGGTTTTAACATCAAACTACGAAAAGACAATATTCTAGGGATAGATGggatacattaacaaaaaaatcagtCTGCATACCGTTGTAGTGGCAAATATATGCCGTGACAAGAACAGGTACTACAGTGAAGAGATCCAAGAATGACGTCACATTGGTAACATCAGGAAGTAACCTAGGCATCGAAATGCTTCCATTTATCAACTTCATAACAGTGATTCCAACAGTAATAACAAGAAACACAACCGCCAGGGCAACTGATAAGGCAGATGTAAATTTCAACGAATCTGCAACCACATGAAAAGGCACCTATGAGGACTGCATCATAGAGGCAAACAAATAATAGGTGAAAGTGAAGTGAAATTCGCCAACAACGTTATTCAGGAAATGAACAACCCAATCATAAGAATAGAGGTACAGTCCACCAAGAATGCACATCGGCAGAGCAGGAGCTTAAGTACAGACAGATATAAATATCTCTAGATGGACAAGAACAAAATATTAAAGACTGACCCTTTTTGCGCCATTTCAAAATTATGCAAGTACATCAACCACAGACTCTCAAGAATTGTATTCAATCATTAAGATTCCTGCAGTTTAAACTCTTTCCGCGATAAGCGAATCAGGCTATTAACCAGACTTCAATGCACAAAATCAATTATCATAAACAATTATGAAACTACAAGATATTTCTTGAAAGCAGCTACATATAAAAACAGTTCATCTTGACTCTTTGACAATACGCGATCCAACTAGATTTCAACTTGTGGCGGTTTATTGGGAATAAGAAACGTGTAAGTAAATGAGACAGCACCACATGAATCTCTTTCCTCTAGGCACGAACTCACCAATCAGCAGTAATCATTGCCCACTCAAAGAAAATGACTAACCTATACGCTTTAAGCATGCCAACGGAGCAAATACGGCAAGGGTCGTGACCAGAAGTACAAAGGTACGACTATTCCACCAATACACTCCAAACCACCCTTCTAACACACCAGCATGGTGAATTCCACTTGAAGTTGTTCCAGAAAGCACGTCACCTGTAATTAAGGAAAAACCCAATAAACTACGCGAATTTCACAATAATGAGAATACCCACAAGTCACATCCAATTTACGGTTTAACTATAAGTTGATAAACCTCATCAAGCAGCCATTTCACTTCCTATGAAAACACATCGGAATGAAAAATACTAGGAATTGAGAATAGGTACCTATAATAATCATGTACACTATAAGCACACCAACGTTGTTGACAAGAACACAAATTTGCAGCGCCATCCTCCCAAACTTTCCGAAGGCATCCCCCATAACACCTCCGTAAGAAGAAGATTTCCCCACCCTGCTGAATCTAAGCAACATCTCAATCGAAGCTTCTGTGAGGAAAGCCATAAAGATGATCATAGCAATCCCAAGAACGAGACCCAAAACTTTCATAGTCGCGGGCAAGGCCATGATTCCGGCACCCACAATGGTAGTAGACAAATTAAACACTGCCCCGGTAAAGGAAGCCCCATCAAACTCGTCAAATCCAGTATCTTCCTCTTGCTTTGTGGGCAACAGAGGCACTTTCTCATCGACAACTTGTTTGCTCTTTCGCGATTTCTTCTCTTTCGTCGGCTTAAGGCTTCCAATCGTCATTCTCAAAAGAATTACCTCCCCAAGTAGAAAAACACAGGAACTATACGCGAAACAGCTCAAACTTCTAGGATTTTATCCTCAAGAAATCTGTAACAAATAAAGGGGAAAAGAAACCTTAAGCTTTTGCTACTAAACATCCAATTTGCAGTGAAACATTTTACACTAGTGGAGCGCAAACAGGTAAATTCAAAGATGCAACTAATACAGATGATTATTTGGGATCAATCAAATTAAAAGATAAAACATATTCAAAGACCCAAACAGTCAAAACcaattagaaatttagaatgATAAAGAGTCACACAAATAGATAACTTACAAAACCCAGATCCTAATCGCCTCCAAAAGAGCAATTGAATCCCTCAATAGAACCAATTGATAGCCAGAATCAAAGCAAAAAAAGGGTTTTCAAGAATAACCCAAAAGCCCAAAACTTCGTAAAAAAAACTCGGGGGAAAGGTCTAAGAAAGCTATGAGAATATATAGATCTACCTGAACAAGTTCGAATTATAGTAAAAAATCGATCAATTCAGGGAAATTGGAGCAGAAACTAATGAGAGGACACAAGAAATTCAGGACCTACAAAATGGAGCCACCGGAATTTAGCTAGAAAGAATCCAAAGGGGGTAAATAGTGTCAAGCCCTATGAATCAGAAGCCCGGGCCACACGAATTGGGAGATTCTGGTTTTTGCGAATTATGAATGTTTGCCCCCTATAAATAAATGAAGAAGGGTACAGGTACAATCAGAAGCCTTGACGTATCGTTTAAAAGTCTAATACTATTTGCATACGTacatgtttttttcttcttcaagtaTACGGATTGACTGGGAGAAACAATAATGGAGAAAGATTCACGCTCGACGACGGAGACCCCTGGGTTTGGGGGGGAAATTGACGTGCTTCTGACGTCGTCGACGCTGTGAATCGAAGAATGAATTAGGGGTTTCTCtgtcctctctccctctctctctctctctctctctcgatcgatcgattTTTAAAGTTGAAGGAGAACATACCAATAACGTTCTCCTCCGTTTTATTGGTTTGTCGTAACAGGTGGTGACAAACTTATAATCCTGCCGTCCTGGACCCCTGGTTGTGATACCGTTGGCATTTTGGTGGGAAACAATGCGCTCCAGCACATTAGGGGCTTGttttgttagagcatctcctgTAAGCCTTTGTTTGGAACTAACAaaaaagtgagagaaaagaaaggaaagttagaaaattttccctccaaatgtttggattggagagaaagaggagagaaaataaaaagaatttaagTTTTGcgaatagtaaaatttttctttcatttttctcttattttcttttccttcactttccatCACTTTCTCTAAGTTCGCCTAAGAGCCTCATTTGGTATGAAGTAATTCAATAAGAAAATTTAAATCCAAGCACAAATGTGAGTAAAAACTTCGGTAACGGCATAGATgtaaattggagagagagaaaatagccTTCAAAGATGGTagtaaaaattttgaatcttcCTTGATTTGATTAGAAATTTGAGTAAAACATAATTTGATATGGGTTCGAGTCAAGGTCTAGAGTGAGACTTGGGGAGCTCTAGTAATCCTATACCGCTTTGAATAGAATCGAGATGCTCTTGATAAGTCTGCATACCGCTTGTCCAACCTCAATAACGACGAGCTTATAATTAGCTAAAAATGACAATTTGGCATATACAATACGCTTAGTCGCAGTAATGAATCTCATCAGTAAAATGAGTCCTTTCAAAAGTCCATCTATTCCTAATATTCAGTTTTAATCAGCATCTATTCCTAATATTCAGTTTTAATCAGATTTTGGTTCTGTGTTTAAAAGAACGTGAGGTACTGAGGTCCATAGATGGTCTTTAGTTCACAGTTTGCTTTTGCACTCAAAATTGACCAAGTTTCTTAGGAATTGAGAAGCCAGCTGCACCCGGTGCaccaattatttttttagcCATGTCAAGCCTATTTCGACGATCATATCCGCTAACTCATTTATCTTAAAAAACGTGGATTTGATCGAGTGTGTTGAATTCATTTTCTTTATACAAAATTTGCTCTAATCAGGTATTGATTAGTATTTGATCAAcataattattattttggtCGATGTTCGTGACGAGCTCTACCAAATAAACAGTTTTATGAACCTGAAAAATTAGGAATTAGCTTATTTGCTTGTTGATAACAAAACGAATGCTCAACTATTTTGCGTGTACGTGTATCTATCAATGAGCAAATAGGACAATGAGCTATATATGAACCAAGCAGGCCCTAAGGCTAACGATGCGTTTCTCTTTAAAGTTTCTCCGAGTTGTAATTGtcagtgtaaaaaaaaatagtaattataGTTGTAATTGTCAATGATATTCTAAATTAATCCCCACAGGCCAGGTTGGTTTGGTGGTCAAGATATGGTACTTAGGAATTTGCTTCCTCTTAAGATTTTTCAAGTTCGAAATATCCTAGGTGCTTTCCGCCTCTTTAGGGCTACTAGAGATTTGCTCGATCATTAATTTTAGGATCCTGAGATTAGTTCAGGTATACGCAAGCTGACTTAGACAcctatttataaaaaaaaatgatattctaGATGGAATTTGAACTTGGTTTTAAGAGGCAGTTGGtttcaaataagaaaatgagCTAGAAATTAACGTCATCGCTCGATAAGTTCAAGTGTTAATTACTTGTGAAAGTTAAACACTAAATGCCTTATTAAAATACTCATTACTTAGAttggtgtttgaaatttttttaaaaaatagtaggagtaataagtggagagagataaagagagaaatgttggaagtagagGGAAtctatgagaaattttttgaaaaattcgttttgaattgtaaagagaacaaggcattaaAGTACTAGACGTACAAAAATTTACATAGAAATGATTTAACCTTTGTTTGAGCTAAATAAAGAGAGATAACAACAtttgaatgattttttaaaaggcCAAAGCTTTTAATTCTACTATCTTCCAGAAAATTATTAAATTCCAAAATGCATAAGACAATTGGGACAAAGAAAGTATTTTAATCACTCTCAATGCCTTCACTTAGAATCATACGTATTTGAGAGTTTCCTACCACATATGGCTCAgccatcaatttttttggtatcACATTTTAATCTACCATATCTAAGTAACTGGATGAGATTCCTCCTAGATAGCCAGACATTGGCCAGGTTTCGGAAGGGAAGAGAAGTCATGGAAGGAACTGTAGTAATCGGCCACGCAGGATGAAGGGATGGACAAGAAGAAGGATAGTCCAAGTACAGGGTATCTTTTGAATATTGCTGCGTGACATCTCAATATTTGTTGGGGGGTCACggatgattttcaaaaaaatcggGGAACAGGTAGGGGGTGGATGTGTGTGTATGTCCCCGCCCAGTAACCGCTCCGCTCCAAAAtccttgtatatatatataccagtatattatttctctctctttctttcgcATGTGGACCAAACATCTTTCTTGATGTTTTAGGCGAAAATAGTTAAAATCTTGTGTTGAGTTCTTACATTCCAGTAGTGACATACTTGAAATGACCATGATATGCCAAAAACAAATGATAGCACGTAGATGCCCTTGAATGAATTTGTTACCTTCCGCATGGTTTACTATGTGCTTAAGTGCACATAACATAAACTTTTAGTACTTGATTGATGTAATATATCTAGTCTGTTTTGCTTATGTGTGGGGCTAATGAAGGTTTTGTTtccccctctcttttttttttttagtaatgaaacgaattaattttttttttaaggtttggATCTCCGATCGGGGTGGAGATGGAATTGGGTAGGGGTGGGTGGATATCGGGgacggggatagtggtatccGCCCTCACCCCACCTAATCGCAGACCATACGTTCCTATGTGCATTAGTTTCATCCTTCTAGGGTGTTGAGATACATCctatgttaaaaaaataaaaaatggtatGTGGACGTCACCGTTGGTGCCCCATTAATAAGTTTGTCGCGTAATAAGTAATTAGGCACTAATGAACGTCAATGCCACCATTAATTAACAATTAATGAAGTGCTCCTCACCTACCCTAAtcaagttatttttcttaattatgatgtaataaacTTGTGGTTATCGTGATGACAAGTGTAAAACTGCTGAGGTGGTGCTGAACATCGAATCCAGGCAATGCGATTAACTGGTCACTTTTTTCATAGTATTAACTTATGTAATATGGATTCTAAACTCGTGTCTGACATTAGTTTATCGTGATTCATGACAAGGATTAGCAATTAATTTAGAGGAAAGAGAAAGACAGATGTGTTGCTATTGGATGAGACGAGCTCATAAGTAGAGTTTAATATAATCGATCTTACGTAACGGTAGAGTGTGTCTGTACAATTTACAAATCACATAGTGTTATGTGCACATTTTTGCACCATAAAGAGTGTTTCTGCACACGACCTAAATCACGGGAGATTAAAGTGAACTTTGTCCTAGTAGTTGCTTCTAGGATCCAACTCCTCTAACTACTTCCTAAGCGAATGGAACTCAACGGTTGTGTTCAGGGCCTTCGTACAGTCGTGGGTCAATTTTGGATTCACTTGTGATCGAACTGATCATCTTCTTGGCCCCGCAAAGAAGCCTATGCCAATTTCTCTATTTTTAGAGACGTGCAAGATTTTCTTGGCTTAATTTGGACAGCATAGAGGTTATTGACTTATTGTATAtgtttgtaaaaataaaaatccggATAGGTTTAGAATGCAATAAAAGCTAAGAGAAGATCAGATAGCCCACGGTTATTTAGTGATCAACTATTAGTTAGAGTACAGCCCATACAGACAAAATATGTATAGATTGTGAACGGATTTTTTTGTAAGGCTTACCATGAGTCCCATACAAATAAACCAAGCTGTTtattaaaatgtaaaatattttttcgagagTCCCTgcgaaaaattagttcaattcaatatataTAAGCGCTCGATCCAATGCGTCATTTTCCTCTTATGTAATAAGGTTATAAATACAAGGTAGTCTTTTTGAACCTTTATAAATGCCGGTTATCTGGCTTGTAGATTTTGATCGTCTAAGTTAATGTATGATTTTCCGcttgagaaaaaataaataaatacaaggGATTGGTCCCTACTCTCGCTCTATGAATTTGCAGTTCTCTCccgaagagaagaatgaagagGGTAGAAGGCCCACCCACGATTCATAGACTTGAACTTCTTTACGGTTGGAAGTAAGGAAGAAGTTGTGGAGTCCAATCGTGACCGTCCTGTGGGCAGCATGTTCGGAAAaagggcggatcgatgagcaCACTTTTTTGGCAAACGatcgctcaattcagagtcacTACTTGgatttgaaggtccgacacccaaggaaccgaacttgaaacgctcgctgcgttgtttgatttgaaaaaggtgaaggcatcagtccgtcataaccatatctgggttcgggagccaggttacgagaggtcaagggttttaaggcacccttctcgcccaat
This DNA window, taken from Rhododendron vialii isolate Sample 1 chromosome 8a, ASM3025357v1, encodes the following:
- the LOC131299130 gene encoding amino acid transporter AVT6A-like; the protein is MTIGSLKPTKEKKSRKSKQVVDEKVPLLPTKQEEDTGFDEFDGASFTGAVFNLSTTIVGAGIMALPATMKVLGLVLGIAMIIFMAFLTEASIEMLLRFSRVGKSSSYGGVMGDAFGKFGRMALQICVLVNNVGVLIVYMIIIGDVLSGTTSSGIHHAGVLEGWFGVYWWNSRTFVLLVTTLAVFAPLACLKRIDSLKFTSALSVALAVVFLVITVGITVMKLINGSISMPRLLPDVTNVTSFLDLFTVVPVLVTAYICHYNVHSIDNELEDNTKIKAVVQSSLALCSSVYVMTSLFGFLLFGDATLDDVLANFDADLGIPYGSLLNDVVRVSYAAHLMLVFPIVFYPLRLNMDGLLFPHARPLASDNLRFALISCGLIGLIFLGANFIPSIWDAFQFTGATAAVCIGFIFPAAITLRDRHNIATKKDKILCIVMIVLAVFSNVVAIYSDAYALFKKNTSPSE